The Budorcas taxicolor isolate Tak-1 chromosome 18, Takin1.1, whole genome shotgun sequence genome window below encodes:
- the KCNG4 gene encoding potassium voltage-gated channel subfamily G member 4: MPSRDRGLHAGHHHFRSCSPLSPFLSGPVEPPSIKGIYYRRARKVGALDASTTADLKKEMLVNVGGRRYLLPWSTLDEFPLSRLSKLRFCRSHEEIAQLCDDYDEDNQEFFFDRSPSAFGVIASFLAAGKLVLLREMCVLSFQEELTYWGIEEANLEKCCLRTLLRKLDDLAELRREEALQRQREAGRPTVHTSRWGLFMSRLREMVENPQSGLPGKVFACLSILFVATTAVSLCVSTMPDLRAEEDKGECSQKCYYIFIVETVCVAWFSLEFCLRFVQAQNKCQFFQGPLNIIDIMAIFPYYVSLAVTDEPQEDGERPGGSSYLEKVGLALRVLRALRILYVMRLARHSLGLQTLGLTVRRCTREFGLLLLFLCVAITLFSPLVYVAENESGRVLEFTSIPASYWWAVISMTTVGYGDMVPSSVPGQMVALSSILSGILIMAFPATSIFHTFSHSYLELKKEQEELQARLRRLQKAAMASEHELLRDVNDLSLEGPALPIAYI, translated from the exons ATGCCTTCCCGAGACAGGGGCCTGCATGCCGGACACCATCACTTCCGCTCCTGCAGCCCTTTGAGTCCCTTCTTGTCGGGCCCCGTGGAGCCGCCATCCATCAAGGGCATTTACTACCGCAGGGCCCGGAAGGTGGGCGCGCTGGACGCCTCCACGACGGCGGACCTGAAGAAGGAGATGCTGGTCAATGTTGGGGGCCGGCGGTACCTGCTCCCGTGGAGCACGCTGGACGAGTTCCCGCTGAGCCGCCTGAGCAAACTCCGCTTCTGCCGGAGCCACGAGGAGATCGCGCAGCTCTGCGACGACTACGATGAGGACAACCAGGAGTTCTTTTTCGACCGGAGCCCCAGCGCTTTTGGGGTGATCGCGAGCTTCCTGGCTGCCGGCAAGCTGGTCCTCCTGCGGGAGATGTGCGTGCTGTCCTTCCAGGAGGAGCTGACCTACTGGGGCATCGAAGAAGCCAACCTGGAGAAGTGCTGCTTGCGGACGTTGCTGCGGAAGCTGGACGACCTGGCCGAGCTGCGCCGGGAGGAGGCCCTGCAGCGGCAGCGGGAGGCTGGGCGGCCCACTGTGCACACGTCCCGCTGGGGGCTCTTCATGAGCCGGCTGCGCGAGATGGTGGAGAACCCGCAGTCTGGGCTCCCCGGGAAGGTCTTCGCTTGTCTGTCCATCCTCTTCGTGGCCACCACAGCGGTCAGCCTGTGCGTCAGCACCATGCCCGACCTGAGGGCGGAGGAGGACAAG GGGGAGTGCTCACAGAAATGCTACTACATTTTCATCGTGGAGACGGTCTGCGTGGCCTGGTTTTCCCTCGAGTTCTGCCTGCGGTTTGTCCAGGCCCAGAACAAGTGCCAGTTCTTCCAAGGGCCCCTGAACATCATCGATATCATGGCCATCTTCCCCTACTACGTGTCCCTCGCCGTAACCGACGAGCCCCAGGAGGACGGTGAGCGGCCGGGTGGGAGCTCGTACCTGGAGAAGGTGGGGCTGGCGCTGCGCGTGCTGCGGGCTCTCCGCATCCTCTACGTGATGCGCCTGGCGCGCCACTCGCTGGGGCTGCAGACGCTGGGCCTCACGGTGCGCCGCTGCACGCGCGAGTTCGGCCTGCTCCTCCTCTTCCTGTGCGTGGCCatcactctcttctctcctctggtCTACGTGGCTGAGAATGAGTCCGGGCGGGTCCTGGAGTTCACTAGCATCCCAGCCTCCTATTGGTGGGCCGTCATCTCCATGACAACGGTGGGCTACGGAGACATGGTACCCAGCAGCGTGCCGGGCCAGATGGTGGCCCTCAGCAGCATCCTGAGCGGCATTCTCATCATGGCCTTCCCGGCCACGTCCATCTTCCACACCTTCTCGCACTCCTACCTGGAGCTcaagaaggagcaggaggagctGCAGGCTCGCCTCCGCCGCCTGCAGAAGGCGGCCATGGCCAGCGAACACGAACTCCTGAGGGACGTCAATGACCTGAGCCTGGAGGGCCCTGCCTTGCCCATCGCATACATTTAA